From Microplitis mediator isolate UGA2020A chromosome 11, iyMicMedi2.1, whole genome shotgun sequence, one genomic window encodes:
- the LOC130677337 gene encoding zinc finger and BTB domain-containing protein 47 encodes MYSLYRAWFGEENYSHLETLSPPDTVVRVGNDGEHQFVAHRGVLAAHSGYLKALLSTTATSGSSRVTGDSPNPITSISVSSVGGEAFAPLLNYMYTGRLEVTLENIYSVLLATHLLHMPGALEQCRAALLRLRSPAPPPPLPQATSPSSTILRPVANRLVGPSVCWPQSSLYSSGTVGFSLLPALQLPPRIPVLQNSPGTIHETSTTYRVNSPEPSSSTYTPDRTQKYSERSDSPVNIVSTSKLKDSKGCLRVNSKQDEKTTKKDQEFSQSYRTLNSSPGSEKISIINIDTLTQNKSSGRSSISSSELPTTSSASGVVLDIACCDGPVKFHRVLNENYTKPDNGLSSNQVENNNSASNQRQRVSQTNSASSSAESEIICENDENGRPNRRSEFDESSVGSSETGGGNYTCEYCRHTFKSHYCYKKHARRHLLPTGTEEVGNQRPENKRRREVRLLDLNVQYYPCKICGSKFPSYYFVHKHKKLCHSTTEILNSENEDNAANEAAGCSTQT; translated from the exons atgTATAGTTTGTACAGAGCTTGGTTCGGTGAAGAAAATTATTCCCATCTTGAAACACTTTCCCCCCCAGACACGGTCGTAAGAGTTGGAAATGACGGCGAGCATCAATTTGTTGCTCATCGCGGTGTTTTGGCAGCACACAGTGGATATTTAAAAGCTTTGCTCTCAACTACAGCAACCTCTGGCTCATCCCGTGTCACTGGAGATTCACCAAATCCAATAACATCTATTTCGGTTTCGTCTGTTG gtGGTGAAGCATTCGCTCCATTGTTGAATTACATGTACACTGGACGTTTAGAAGTTACTTTGGAGAACATCTACAGCGTATTGTTAGCGACCCATTTGCTCCACATGCCCGGAGCTCTTGAGCAGTGTCGCGCTGCGCTTCTAAGACTTCGTAGTCCAGCTCCACCACCACCTTTACCGCAAGCTACGAGTCCAAGTTCTACAATTCTTAGACCAGTCGCCAATAGACTAGTTGGTCCATCTGTTTGCTGGCCTCAGTCTAGTTTATATTCATCAGGAACCGTCGGGTTTTCTCTTTTACCAGCTTTGCAGTTGCCACCGCGAATTCCCGTGCTTCAAAATTCCCCGGGAACTATTCACGAAACTTCAACGACTTATAG agtcaACTCTCCAGAGCCGTCATCCTCAACCTATACACCAGATAGGACTCAAAAGTACAGTGAAAGATCAGACAGTCCAGTAAATATCGTTTCGACATCGAAATTAAAAGATTCAAAAGGATGTTTGCGGGTTAACAGTAAACAGGATGAAAAAACAACGAAAAAAGATCAAGAGTTCAGTCAATCTTACAGAACTTTAAATTCTTCGCCGGGtagtgaaaaaatatcaataataaatatcgacACTTTAACGCAAAATAAATCAAGTGGAAGAAGTTCGATATCCAGTAGCGAGTTACCGACGACAAGTAGTGCCAGTGGAGTTGTGCTCGACATCGCGTGTTGCGACGGTCCAGTTAAATTTCATCGtgttttgaatgaaaattataCGAAACCAGACAATGGACTCAGTAGTAATCaagtggaaaataataatagtgctAGTAATCAACGACAACGAGTGTCTCAGACAAATAGTGCCAGTTCCTCGGCGGAATCTGAAATAATTTGTGAGAATGACGAAAACGGAAGACCCAACAGGAGATCGGAATTCGATGAGTCTAGTGTAGGATCTAGTGAAACTGGTGGCGGAAATTATACTTGTGAATACTGTCGTCATACTTTCAAATCGCATTACTGTTACAAAAAACACGCAAGAAGACATCTTTTGCCTACGGGTACTGAGGAGGTTGGGAATCAACGACCggaaaataaaagaagacgGGAAGTGAGACTTCTTGATTTAAATGTTCAATATTACCCTTGTAAAATATGCGGAAGTAAATTTCCGAGTTACTATTTTGTTCATAAGCACAAAAAACTCTGTCACTCGACAaccgaaattttaaattccgaAAATGAAGATAATGCGGCTAACGAAGCTGCCGGTTGTTCAACACaaacttaa